The Plasmodium berghei ANKA genome assembly, chromosome: 12 region ttaattatatatatatttcttggCTTAACAACTTTATGTTTCagcattttatttatttgtattttttttaattttatatatattatgcttTACTATTAAAAggaaatttataatttgtattcatttataaaaaagtatGGACGTCAATATTACTACCAAtacacaatttttataaaattaaaaattttgctataaaaatgttatttagtaaaatttgtattaaaagtgataaaaaaatcacAAAATGTGTGATTctcataatataaattttaatatactattattatgatgaggtaaaaaaatattgttattattatagtattattaatatataaaattaactGAATTTCTCagattaaattattttaatatttaaaaatacaataaatgttttatattaaaagctatgcattatcaaaaaaaatttggaaaacaaatggaaaatatatcaaaacaattatttgaatataattactgatgtaaatataaataattatattaaaataaatacatatttttatattattttcttacttttatatttttattttaaatgattGATTTTCTATTAGGTAATAacaactttttttttctattatatataaatatatatgtaattcCATACATAATGAGatgttttataaattttaaattgaatttagttaattataaaaatacaaaactTGTATATTCGTAATGCtatatgttaaaaatatcatttatataatataattaaagttatttatttttagatattataatattaatgagATTGTgaatcataatatttttgatattcattatttatgaaaGGTTCTGTTATTGACGTCGTCTTGTGattgaattatttaaataaaaaatataatgaactTATAAATCTGATAAAGGATACAAGTTTCTcgtttaaataataatttgtattttttttaaataaatatttgttttttatactttattggagaaaattatttgctTCAACTTTAATGTGCGTGCGCTATTTTTCgaattgttaatttttaattaaaaaaaatactaatatataatttaacaTTTGTTTGTAAAGTtcaaaaatgaataaattttatattaaaatttttttttttcttataagCATCTTCGTATATGTGGACAATAAATCCTTTGCAACTGCGCGTGATTTACGCGATGATTCTTTAGAGCATGCTTTAAAGATAGAcaaatttatgaaaaataataatcttATAACGGAATCGTATCCAGATATAGATGTTCTAATCAAATCAAATATAGCCCCAATTGACTTGATAAAAACTgtcaaaaataatgttacCCCAGACAAAGAATATTTAGATAATCTTATTCCAGACAAAGAATATTTAGATAATCTTATTCCAGACAAAGAATATTTAGATAATCTTATTCCAGACAAAGAATATTTAGATAATCTTATTCCAGACAAAGAATATTTAGATAATCTTATTCCAGACAAAGAATATCTAGATAATCTTATTCCAGACAAAGAATATTTAGATAATCTTATTCCAGACAAAGAATATTTAGATAATCTTATTCCAGACAAAGAATATCTAGATAATCTTATTCCAGACAAAGAATATTTAGATAATCTTATTCCAAATAAAGATGCTCAAggtaattttattatagaCTATCATTATACAACCAAGCTTATTTCAAATAATGATAAGTAAGAAAGTACgcttatataatataactATACATATACGTGTGCCATTATAGAAGTGTTAAATGCATATTCGCCCAAATAAGCATTTGCATGTCGATTTGATCATCAAAAtactatttataaatacatttcgctttgtttattttataaattaaaaataattccaCTTTGATCAATAGAGTTTGAAAATCATGAAAATCGAGACTTACTATCGTGTACTGATTATGAAGAAGCTAAAAAAGCATCAGAAATTATGTGCGATGTTATAGATCgcttaaaatattattgtaaTTAAAATAGTAATTGCAGTTATTATGCATTCGAGGGAAAAGGATTTATAAGTTTTACGGACTATGGAGGTATAGACGTTGCAAAATTTTATCGTAAAATCCGCAATCCAAATAAGGTATAAATAacaaacatatttttttatgttggGAAATTTAgtttgaataaaaaaatataattattattatatgaatatattttttttgttgtcATTAGTGTAATcaaatagtaaaaatgttatatgaACCCAAGGATTTATATGGTTTCGGTTCCAATGATAGTAAaggtatataaaaaatagttaattaaacaatttaatatatggtTATCACttttatgttatatttattgtgtAATTATTCAATGTTTTATGCcactatttttttgttttgttaaactccataatattttaatttgcatttatataaaattatagttttatttataccaAGAATTGTCCTCAAACACAATTCAAATTTGGTACtgatacaaaaatatagcGTCACACCATtccataaatataattttgggTTATTTACAATAGCTGAAGTAAGAAGATCTTTTTTTCCTTCGTCTcgatatatatcatatttttcaagTTATTACatacaatttatttaaatatatatttattcattttatagGAATCGAATACAACATTTTTTGCCAATACAtcgataaatataaatgacgAAACCAGTgccaataaaaaaaagggcAAAAAAGGTGTAAACTTTCTCAATGATCATATTGATTTTGACGATATTATTAGACAGatagtattaaaaaatatgtttgcTAATTTTTTCGGATTTATTATCACAAAAGAATACGATCACGTTGGTGTTACCTATGTCGAATCCGTAaccaatatataatttttaatattataataattacatttcattattcatcaaaaatatataatttctgtataaatgtatatatgaataatatattatatttgtcCTTGTAAATTGAAGTATTTCTTCCAtgtatttatcattttttgtatttttcataGAACCGACATGATAAATCCTAtccaaaaaattatgataagATAAAACGTAGAGCacaaaatatgttaaattTAATGTACATATTGCTATATGGATTTAAAGGTTAAAACATATAACCCATGTAATAGCttttaacaatttaatattggaatatttatattaacaaaatatgtttaattttGTGGATGATATATAGTTTAAATTACTATAATTAACCATCACTTGTTCATcatatgaaaatttattttgtatgtAAATGTTTCAcatcatttaatataaaaatgtactTATGAGTATTTCATTTCATGAACACTACAAATTtaactattatattttatggaaAATGTTTTGACATGGTTATTctttcatattaatatttatagttttttaGGATAGAACATGATCAGTTTATAGTtcgtttttatattttaattgatatatatattaaaatacattttataatgTGTAACACCTTTTGAATGTCctgatattatatatgtacaaatacattttaataaataatattgtaatGCATGCTTTATAATAAACTATATTTAGTTTTATGatgaaaaacaatatttttaagtaaactatagaattattaatattattttgcttGGTAATGTTAGTTTTAATATTACCACATTAAAGACATACTTCGTTGAAGgctataatatttcatttgattttttgtgcatataattttattcttattacaagtttaataatatatataatgaatttataCCCATATAGTGTATTAAAtgaacataatatattaatctaatattactattattgtTACTGCTATATCAATGTATAGTACAATGCGATAATTAATGCTCTCAAGAGGGATACATTAAACCAATTAGTAATTTCCTTGTTTCATTGTTTTAAAGTATAACATTTTagaacatatatattacttcgcaatacaatatatttaaattacatatttattaatttatatatgataacctaataaaaatattattaattcaaattaaattaattattacatactttttctatatactttgaattaatatacaattgtatatatgtttcccaattttaaaatatttcaggTTTTAGTAATTGATACAATATTATGCTCATTTATATCTATAAATTTTAGACtaatatcataattttatataccaAACTGTTTATAAGTATTATAGCAAACTataacataaaattttattaatattttaactattttaaaatataatttatttatacctCAAAACTATaatgtttaaaaattaatagtgATTAATCTAATATATACcttatgataaataaattaaagcGTATAAAGCAACTTCTATTAATactaattaattttaatacaaatgtaaaatacaaaaagaGAATAGTAACTACAATTAAAActtcaaaaatattgtatatatagtgcgatttttattgtattattaaaaatgttagatgcataaaacatattttatagataTCGTTGTGTCGTCGAACCTCGATcgatattttatgaatctGTACTTTACATCTacctattatatatttctaatatgtttaattaattttaaaaacgcatattaatatgaatatatgtTGTAGTGTAGACAATTGTACCAAATGAAtctaattataatttatactctgatatataaaattattatactGTTCGGTTATCAAAAtacaatttaaattaaacaaatatgatacaaataataagttttactaaataaaatgtttcatcaaataaagaaacatATTATGATATCCATAATTCAATATAGCTATGGGTTGTCGATGTTTATATCATAGGAAATTATCATATAGAATAATATGAATTCATATATAGTCaatatctatattaatatatacaatataaatattttactttaACCATATTATATCGATATGAACActcaattatatatgttataacttatgaaaaaatgttatacaACCACTTTCATATTAATGGTGATGTTACTTTGGGGGGTGTATATTTGAACTTAATTTCGAGATTAAACATACGgatatagtatatatatttaataaccATTTATAGaccaaaaatattatcaaattataaacaaattaataaaaatataaccaTAACCCAAAGCATAGATTCCATAGAGCAAAACTATAACCCACAGTACAGGGCCATGACCCAAAATACAAGTTCTCCAAAACGCAACTCTAAACCAGAACCCTTAACTCTATATATACCttgtaattttattaataagtgtgcttaaatttgtttatttaaaataattataaatactaGCTAAAAATTAGTACAttaaaaattcattaatatataatatatgtgcatGAAAATAGACAAATGAGTTTTTGATAAATACTAAACaaatacaaattaattatatgacgtgattatatattaaattaaaacatatgtaataataaaacaaacaattaaattatatttaattattatataaaatgtaaaaagtATAACTTTTATGgcataaattattaattatattatttctagTCATTTAAACATGTATAATAaagcataataataaaaagttgttattttaatattttttctaatttaaTGTATAATTTATTGAGTCTAATAAGGGAAAAAATTGTAGAAAATCCAGACGGTATGAGTAGTATAAATAAGCTCGGCAACCCTATTATTGGTATTGAAACAACAACTGGTACAAATATCAAATACGACAGGATGAATTtcttttcttcttttttaatttttttagtcAATTTTGATTTCATATGACAATTACTTGAtgcaattttattatttttattattttccaatTGTTTAAAGTCTTCATGTTCTGATACAGAACTATTTccatctttttttattatttttttattctctATTGGTTGTATTGCTAATTCATCATTCCTTTTATTATCAAGCTCTTTTTTTACTTCTTCTAATTCTTTTCGAAGCTccttaattattttttttgtcttactatctacatttttgaaataaagTGATGTTTTACTTCCTTTATGCTTCTTTATATGTGAATCTATAATATTTCGAAGGTGTGCTATTTCTTTGTTACCTTGAACATAATCACCAAGTTGACTTGCAAGACTCAAAGTTGattcataaaattcatttaaatcAAATTGGTTATCTATATATGCTAATATCCTATTATTTCTAAAGTTTATCACATTCCTTTCAAGGCATATCCCTCTATCGTTTACAAAGTATAGTTCctgaaaataaatgaaatatttattaacatatatgtaattaattttaattgttGGTTTAACTTAACATAAGTACCTTACCAATACAtgaaacaataatataaggATAATGTGAAACAAATAGATACGAAAACTATagtgaaatattattaataataaaagaaaataaagtGTAACTTACATTTTTGGCATATTCAAAAGAACAAATAACAATTGAAAAAagaacatattttaaaacacTGACTCTCATTTTTAcctttattaaataaaagaacTAATATATGAAGTTTGAGGTAATGTCGGTAACTTGATATTTATTCacaaaatagtaatatttactagttttttgttctaaaatttatgaataaatgaatatatctataaaaaaaacgaatttatttcatttattaactttttacactttttgtaaaattaattaatgtaattgttataataaatttcgttatttcattaaaattgtttatggatatatatattatattttttttcaaagaaatattaaCTCTTCTCTAAAAAATACACcgtttttaatattttaattataaaaaaatatatgtatataataattttccataaaatatattttttggaaaattGGTATACAAATAGgcttttaatataatttataatacgTTGGTGATTTTAGTGGTAcgtttttaatattttataaacttatattttcctATTATTGTTTACATATGAACacattaataaatatctattaaaataataaaatattggatatatttttttatatgaataaatacaaaCACATAATGAAAACATTAGCAAAGCACCATTgatatttacatttaaatcgtttctaatttattatattttattataatatttctcCAATTTTAAGTATTACTTAATAATATTctccattttatttaccgattttgtgtaaaaatatatttttttatatattgatatgtaataattttatttataaacatatCTCTGAATATACAGCatcaaatatatgatttctattaaaataatataaaatattcatatttttaaatgtaactcaaacaaataatcaaattataatattaaatcccaaaaataatacatatagaACCAATATATTGAATGATAtactaatttatttttatctcaagtcgaaaaatgaaatacaCTTAATACCATtaagttttattttcattatattcatttagcAGATGTTAAGACGctttttgtatttaaaCACTACAATATTTTGacttttataaataataattaagtcaaataaatattataattcaGTTATAATAGAGAATTTCACCATAtagaaatttatttatgttttattataaaatatgaagcAAATTCTTGacatatatcatatatacataatactTCTTTATATGAATAGGCAAGTttactatttattattatttaaatttatatatttttaaatttgacttcaaatataagttaattaaatttattatataaataatcgCTTTTCCTtctataaacaaaaaattaataactGTGCATGATCTGTTTGCATAagtttgtatatatttaataatcgCACTTTCTTATCAACTCAATTTACGAcatttttcatcttttttcCTTATTTCCACTTCTTCCCCAAACTCATAAATACTAACATAAACACTAACGCAAAAATCaccaaaatatataacattttcaaGTGGACaactatttttaaaatattatactaattcttaaaataatgggaattaaaataaatatgccTTTAACGTAGCTTACCttctttaaatatatttcctcCAAATAGTACTTTATACTTCAATTCAATTCCTACATCACTTCATTTATCATTCGGTTCAGGTGTCACTGAATGAAGAAATCGCATTAAATGTCCTTTTggttgaaataaaaataaattattttcttccaATTCCCCTGTTTGCCTCTCAGTTTCTCATATTAAACattgtaattatttaaatcaaCGTTCTCTTCTAGAACCAAGTCTATTCCAATATTTGATCAATTGTTCCATAAACCATTAACCCCAAATTAgcaataaaatacaaaaagtAAATTATTCAACACATTTACCATTAAGTTATATTAACACAAAATCCAATTCttataatttatcaaaatatattactttATTCGTTTATCTTCATCCTCATTTTTTCTCTTACATATTTAGACTTAATATAAATCTTAAAAACTACAAATTATcctatacatatttaaaacaaatacttaaactaataaatattatcaaattactcaaaattaaatacaaTATAGTACATAACCCCAATATGGATTCCACAAACACGGCCTCAACCTTGGCACGCACcataaaaactatataaGAATTATGCAAAAACtacatattttcaaataaacagtttcttaacatatataaatcattattactattccTGAAATAGTCACTCTCTTCGAATCATATATGAATGATTCATTCtcttctttatattttttattttttctcttaaatattgtttttgaGCTCGTTTCCGAAATCCAGATAATgaatactaatataaaacGTTAAGAAGCGtatgatatttttgttaacgtttccatatatatataatgaaaaaaaatttttaattccttattatttaccttATAAGAAAttcctaaaaaaaatgatattgCGCCAAATACCGATAAAActgtaaataatttgtttccTATCGACGAACTTGGTGATGTAACTTCAGGAGCTTGTGTAGAACGTTGTTCAGAAATTTGTTCAGAACCTTgtgtataaatatgtttagaACTTTGTGTAAATATCTGCTCAGAATCTTGTAAAGAACTGTTTACAGTTTGTTCAGAACTATGTGCAGAAAGCTGTTcagaatttttttctaaagtTTGTATTTCTTCTATCGTTGCAAGGGATGGAAAATTTGTACAATTAACACCTTTACTAttacaataatttttaaaattatcataatcATTTGATAAAGTAGACAATAGTTGAGCATATGAATTATTACTAGTAATAACAGAGTTTTGATtcatttctttatatttattaacaaatttattagcATTTTGCAAACAGTTAGAGCAATGTAATGTCTTTTCATTAAATTCAATATACATCATACATAATGTATTAAATGcatcataaaatttagatatatatttaatatccatatttatcaaatcattttttttatctataaGATCCTTATAACTATTATAATAAGCATCAACACTAGTTATAGAATCTGTATACTTTTCATggttctttatatatatatcataaaaatattctagACTGTTGCcttgttcattttttattaggtTTAACATATAACTTAACCACATGATAATGTATTCAacaatatttatgttattttttgcaaCAGAACTAAACACAGAAGAATCCTTAAAAAATGCATCAAGCAAATATAAACATCCagcattaattttttcgaGGTTAATATTACAATTGTTATTAGTAAAATA contains the following coding sequences:
- a CDS encoding BIR protein, giving the protein MDDKICRTFFALRNSIYNNLDATGGYQLIMNQPVLNGYFTNNNCNINLEKINAGCLYLLDAFFKDSSVFSSVAKNNINIVEYIIMWLSYMLNLIKNEQGNSLEYFYDIYIKNHEKYTDSITSVDAYYNSYKDLIDKKNDLINMDIKYISKFYDAFNTLCMMYIEFNEKTLHCSNCLQNANKFVNKYKEMNQNSVITSNNSYAQLLSTLSNDYDNFKNYCNSKGVNCTNFPSLATIEEIQTLEKNSEQLSAHSSEQTVNSSLQDSEQIFTQSSKHIYTQGSEQISEQRSTQAPEVTSPSSSIGNKLFTVLSVFGAISFFLGISYKYSLSGFRKRAQKQYLREKIKNIKKRMNHSYMIRRE
- a CDS encoding fam-a protein — encoded protein: MNKFYIKIFFFLISIFVYVDNKSFATARDLRDDSLEHALKIDKFMKNNNLITESYPDIDVLIKSNIAPIDLIKTVKNNVTPDKEYLDNLIPDKEYLDNLIPDKEYLDNLIPDKEYLDNLIPDKEYLDNLIPDKEYLDNLIPDKEYLDNLIPDKEYLDNLIPDKEYLDNLIPDKEYLDNLIPNKDAQEFENHENRDLLSCTDYEEAKKASEIMCDCNQIVKMLYEPKDLYGFGSNDSKVLFIPRIVLKHNSNLVLIQKYSVTPFHKYNFGLFTIAEESNTTFFANTSININDETSANKKKGKKGVNFLNDHIDFDDIIRQIVLKNMFANFFGFIITKEYDHVGVTYVESNRHDKSYPKNYDKIKRRAQNMLNLMYILLYGFKG
- a CDS encoding fam-b protein, with protein sequence MRVSVLKYVLFSIVICSFEYAKNELYFVNDRGICLERNVINFRNNRILAYIDNQFDLNEFYESTLSLASQLGDYVQGNKEIAHLRNIIDSHIKKHKGSKTSLYFKNVDSKTKKIIKELRKELEEVKKELDNKRNDELAIQPIENKKIIKKDGNSSVSEHEDFKQLENNKNNKIASSNCHMKSKLTKKIKKEEKKFILSYLIFVPVVVSIPIIGLPSLFILLIPSGFSTIFSLIRLNKLYIKLEKILK